TTAATGTTAACTTATGTGACAATAATATCCCGTCTTCTATCTCTGTCAAACCTCTGTTTCCCGAATATTGAGAAAGTCGTCATTTGATTTGTCTGTTTTTTTCAACTTTCTCACATATCGGGATACTCCCGTTCTCTCTATTAGAAAGTCTGGTCATAATAACGTCATGAAAGATAACATATAAATATAGGAGGGACTTACATGCTGACATCCTGGAAAAAGTACTTATCAATCGCTTCATTGATGACTCTGTTCTTCACAGCAATACCTTTAACCGCCTTCGCGGAAGGTGAAACCGCTGTTGTAGATACCGGGGATACGACCTGGATTATCGTCGCAACCGTACTCGTCATGTTTATGTTCATGCCGGGACTTGCTTTGTTCTATGGAGGACTCGTTGGCCAGCGGAATTTCCTCTCTACCGTCATGCATAGCTTGAGCGCATTTGTTATCGTTACGCTTGTCTGGGTGCTATGGGGCTATAGCTTCGCGTTTGGCCCCGGAGTTTCTGGCATGTTTGGAGGATTCGAGTTTATCGGCTTCCAACATGTCGGCATGGAGGCCAAGGATGGCCTGACGATTCCACATTTAATCTTCGCCATGTATCAGGGTATGTTCGCGGCCATAACAACCGCCTTAATCTCCGGCGGTGTAGCCGAGAGGATTAAGTTTAACGTATGGGTCATATTCGCCGTTCTGTGGGTTACCTTTGTATATGCTCCAATGGCGTTCTGGGCTTGGGGCGGCGGCTGGCTCTCGAAGCTTGGCGGACTTGACTTCGCCGGCGGAACGGTCGTTCACATTTTATCCGGTGTAAGCGCGCTGGTTGCCGCTCTGGTTGTAGGCAAACGTCGTTCCTTCCCTAACCGGACTCTTCCTCCCCACAATCTTATTTTCTTTATGATCGGGGCGATGTGCCTCTGGTTCGGCTGGTTTGGCTTTAATGCGGGCAGCGCCCTTGCTTCAGGCGGTTTAGCAAGCCTTGCCGTTGTTACAA
This region of Paenibacillus sp. JDR-2 genomic DNA includes:
- a CDS encoding ammonium transporter — its product is MLTSWKKYLSIASLMTLFFTAIPLTAFAEGETAVVDTGDTTWIIVATVLVMFMFMPGLALFYGGLVGQRNFLSTVMHSLSAFVIVTLVWVLWGYSFAFGPGVSGMFGGFEFIGFQHVGMEAKDGLTIPHLIFAMYQGMFAAITTALISGGVAERIKFNVWVIFAVLWVTFVYAPMAFWAWGGGWLSKLGGLDFAGGTVVHILSGVSALVAALVVGKRRSFPNRTLPPHNLIFFMIGAMCLWFGWFGFNAGSALASGGLASLAVVTTQVAAAAGGVLWMIMEWRLRGKATMVGGVTGVIAGLVAITPAAGFVSVLSAIPIGALASVICYWGLHVVKAKLQYDDSLDVFGIHGIGGIWGAIATGIFASTKVNPAGADGLIHGNAKQVLIQCVDVLVAIGLAAVGTFVILKAISLFTTLRVTEEQELTGLDLSLHGENAYNTFEAMNSGIPVRPQVEYQPAGTVLTASTEMKGV